The following are encoded together in the Thermomonas brevis genome:
- a CDS encoding YciI family protein has translation MRRFHALMLAGLCAIGATHAGEPAKPSDAQPAPGFDAELARRTGADDYGMRSYVLVILRTGPTPVKDPEARKAMFAGHMANMDRLAKEGKLALAGPFGDAGGDWRGLFVFAVKDIDEAKALTATDPVIRQGEMVAEYHAWYGSAATMLISELHGKLARKSF, from the coding sequence ATGCGCCGTTTCCATGCCCTGATGCTCGCCGGCCTCTGCGCCATCGGCGCCACGCATGCGGGCGAGCCCGCGAAGCCTTCCGACGCACAACCCGCCCCCGGCTTCGACGCCGAACTCGCGCGTCGCACCGGCGCGGACGATTACGGGATGCGCAGCTACGTGCTGGTGATCCTGCGGACCGGCCCGACGCCGGTGAAGGACCCGGAGGCGCGCAAGGCGATGTTTGCCGGGCACATGGCGAACATGGATCGCCTGGCCAAGGAAGGAAAGCTGGCGCTGGCCGGCCCGTTCGGCGATGCCGGCGGCGACTGGCGCGGCCTGTTCGTGTTCGCGGTGAAGGACATCGACGAGGCGAAGGCGCTGACCGCGACCGATCCGGTCATCCGGCAGGGCGAGATGGTGGCCGAATACCACGCCTGGTACGGCTCGGCCGCG